The following proteins come from a genomic window of Montipora capricornis isolate CH-2021 unplaced genomic scaffold, ASM3666992v2 scaffold_492, whole genome shotgun sequence:
- the LOC138036630 gene encoding uncharacterized protein, producing the protein MCTGDSRYKSSLTFHRIPKKKEKQRQWLVKIRRDVGPHFKITSKTRVCGKHFKEEDFLPLDNSGRRRLKEETVPTVFNWTVTTTSRRKVIRQVESATQTDESDGEVLDNESNQPYEGDTTQVPNISEELRQTKAQLLAVQAELGDARRDASAAQEELMRQKEQAAAELAIYNFGLERFSTDNDAIKFYTRFCTYDHLKFFYNFARPSAETMTYCYATGILQNRPNVRVMQLIDELFMFLVRIKLGLFQQDLAHRFNLHMSTVSRKLTTWANYLYFLLGNQMIWPSRADVNAKMPQEFKRLYPTTRVILDCTEIFVETPSSLLLQSQLYSTYKSNTTLKGLVGIAPHGAVTFVSSLYTGAISDKEITRCSGILNLLENGDSVMADKGFDIEDFLRGRGACLNLPPFLQDRRQFSETEVLNTKKLQNCEYMLKGQSEGSKNTISLTQMFHCPCWALLIKYIQLSVY; encoded by the exons ATGTGCACTGGTGATAGTCGTTACAAAAGTTCTTTGACATTTCACCGAATacctaaaaagaaagaaaagcagcGGCAATGGCTTGTCAAAATAAGAAGGGACGTTGGGCCACATTTCAAG ATAACATCCAAGACCAGAGTCTGTGgcaaacattttaaagaagaaGACTTCCTCCCTCTTGATAATTCAGGAAGGCGACGTCTTAAAGAAGAAACAGTCCCTACTGTATTTAACTGGACAGTAACAACAACAAGCAGACGAAAGGTTATAAGACAAGTTGAAAG tgccACACAAACAGATGAGAGTGATGGGGAAGTTTTAGATAATGAGTCAAACCAACCTTATGAGGGAGACACAACCCAAGTTCCAAATATTTCTGAAGAGCTCAGACAGACCAAAGCACAGCTACTTGCTGTACAAGCCGAACTTGGAGATGCAAGGAGAGATGCCAGTGCTGCACAAGAAGAATTAATGCGACAAAAAGAACAAGCTGCAGCAGAACTTGCCATTTACAATTTTGGGTTAGAACGATTCTCCACAGATAATGATGCTATTAAATTCTACACTAGGTTTTGCACATATGAccatttgaaatttttttataattttgccAGACCTTCTGCAGAAACAATGACATACTGTTATGCAACAGGCATTTTACAAAATCGGCCAAATGTTAGGGTTATGCAACTCATAGATGAGTTATTCATGTTTTTAGTTAGAATTAAATTAGGGCTATTCCAACAAGATCTTGCACACCGTTTTAATTTACATATGTCAACTGTTAGTAGAAAATTAACAACTTGGGCTAACTATTTGTATTTTCTCCTTGGCAATCAAATGATTTGGCCATCTAGAGCTGATGTTAATGCCAAGATGCCACAGGAGTTCAAAAGGCTTTATCCTACCACACGTGTAATCCTTGACTGCACAGAAATATTTGTTGAGACACCATCATCTCTCCTTTTGCAGTCCCAACTTTATTCTACCTATAAGAGTAACACGACACTTAAGGGTTTAGTAGGCATTGCACCACATGGTGCAGTTACTTTTGTTTCTTCTCTTTATACAGGGGCAATTTCTGATAAAGAGATCACTAGGTGTTCAGGGATATTAAATTTGCTTGAAAATGGTGATTCTGTGATGGCAGATAAAGGATTTGATATTGAAGATTTTCTGAGGGGCAGGGGTGCTTGCTTGAACCTTCCTCCTTTTTTACAAGATAGAAGGCAATTTTCTGAAACAGAAGTCCTAAATaccaaaaaattgcaaaactgcGAATACATGTTGAAAGGGCAATCAGAAGGATCAAAGAATACCATTTCTTTGACTCAGATGTTCCACTGTCCATGTTGGGCTCTGTTAATCAAATATATACAATTATCTGTTTATTAA